DNA sequence from the Edaphobacter lichenicola genome:
GCGAAGGCGGACGGCCCGGTGATGACGGCGCCGGACTGTGCGAACACAGAGGTCGGCAGCGCAGAGACCAAGGACAGCAGAGCCAGGACTCGAAGAACGGAGGGAGTAGAGCTATGCATGAGACGTTTCTCCTTGGAGCGTGAAAGCGGTTAGATGCTGCTGCCCGACCATTCGAAGTTGACCGTTGATCACCTCGAGCTCGACTACTTCGAGGTTCTCGATAAAGTTGACGAAGTGAAAGCGTCGAAAGTTTGACATCAGCTGCCGATCGGTCGCATTGGGGAAGAGTAAAAGAAGGCGGATGGCCTGCATGAAGAGGCCGTGGGTGAATACGGCGATGCATCCCTCTGATTTCAATTGGGCAAGCCGTTTAAGGGTGTCGCGGGCGCGGCCGATGAAGTCGCTGAATGACTCGGCTCCGGGGCCATCGGAGTAGGACGGGTCGTCTCGCTCCCAGAACTCCAGAATGTGCG
Encoded proteins:
- a CDS encoding histidine phosphatase family protein; this encodes MTETTDVQQPTRILLIRHGQSVANAGGIPPDHIINPLTELGHAQAKAFADTFPCTPTLFLLSPYLRAQQTSVPLRQRYPEVPIEEWPIQEFHYLNPARHNGTSEEQQMPHILEFWERDDPSYSDGPGAESFSDFIGRARDTLKRLAQLKSEGCIAVFTHGLFMQAIRLLLLFPNATDRQLMSNFRRFHFVNFIENLEVVELEVINGQLRMVGQQHLTAFTLQGETSHA